In one window of Brenneria goodwinii DNA:
- the mntP gene encoding manganese efflux pump MntP, translating into MNLSATLILAFGMSMDAFAASIGKGAVLHKPRFRDAVRTGLIFGVIEAITPLIGWALGFFASRYVLEWDHWVAFSLLFILGVRMIMNGSQTSKSSHKEQIRKHSLPLLICTAIATSLDAMAIGVGLAFLQVNIFHTAMVIGCATMIMVTLGMLIGRYIGPLLGKKAEIVGGLVLIGIGCNILYEHIGYLA; encoded by the coding sequence ATGAACCTATCAGCTACACTCATCCTTGCTTTTGGCATGTCTATGGATGCCTTCGCCGCGTCTATTGGTAAAGGCGCCGTATTACATAAGCCTAGATTTCGCGATGCCGTGCGGACCGGCCTTATTTTTGGCGTGATAGAAGCCATTACGCCGTTAATCGGCTGGGCGCTTGGTTTCTTCGCCAGTCGGTACGTTCTAGAATGGGATCACTGGGTTGCCTTCAGCCTGTTGTTTATCCTTGGCGTGCGGATGATTATGAATGGCAGCCAAACGTCGAAAAGTTCTCACAAAGAGCAAATCAGAAAACATAGTTTGCCTCTCCTGATTTGCACCGCTATCGCCACCAGTCTGGATGCCATGGCGATAGGCGTAGGATTAGCCTTTCTGCAGGTCAATATTTTTCACACCGCGATGGTTATTGGCTGTGCGACCATGATTATGGTGACGTTGGGAATGTTAATCGGGCGCTATATCGGCCCTCTTCTGGGTAAAAAAGCGGAAATCGTCGGCGGCCTGGTGCTCATCGGTATTGGCTGCAATATCCTCTACGAACATATTGGCTATCTGGCCTGA
- the rlmA gene encoding 23S rRNA (guanine(745)-N(1))-methyltransferase: MAYQCPLCQQPLHRIKQQWSCGRHHFDCAKEGYVNLLPVQFKRSKQPGDSAEMMQARRMFLDAGHYQPLRDYVTQRINEILPDTAAALLDIGCGEGYYTSALADRLKQRRPAMVVYGLDVSKAAIQRAAKRYREVDYCVASSQRLPFSDRSLDALLKIYAPCNDAELQRTVKAGGWVVTVSPGPRHLYQLKAEVYDRVQLHPNREETLSGFQLMEQQTLAYPMQLSGQEGAALLQMTPFAWRATPEVGKKLQETDQFTCETDFIIRLHQRVDDNSACR, translated from the coding sequence ATGGCTTATCAATGCCCGCTGTGTCAGCAACCATTACACCGAATAAAACAGCAATGGAGCTGTGGTCGCCATCACTTTGATTGTGCGAAAGAAGGTTATGTAAATTTATTGCCGGTGCAGTTCAAGCGTTCCAAACAACCGGGCGACAGTGCTGAAATGATGCAGGCGCGCAGGATGTTTCTGGATGCGGGGCATTACCAACCGTTGCGTGACTATGTTACGCAGCGCATTAATGAGATCTTACCGGATACCGCCGCCGCGTTGCTGGATATCGGCTGTGGGGAAGGATATTACACCTCTGCTCTGGCTGACCGCCTTAAGCAACGTCGGCCAGCAATGGTGGTTTATGGATTGGATGTTTCAAAGGCCGCGATACAACGCGCCGCGAAGCGTTATCGGGAGGTTGATTATTGCGTCGCATCAAGTCAACGACTGCCGTTTAGCGATCGGTCATTGGATGCGCTATTGAAAATTTATGCGCCCTGTAATGATGCTGAATTACAACGCACCGTCAAAGCGGGAGGATGGGTGGTTACCGTATCGCCGGGGCCGCGGCATCTTTATCAATTAAAGGCGGAAGTCTATGATCGGGTGCAGTTACATCCGAACAGAGAGGAAACGCTGTCTGGCTTTCAGTTGATGGAGCAGCAAACGTTGGCATACCCGATGCAACTGTCGGGGCAGGAAGGGGCCGCATTGTTACAGATGACGCCGTTCGCTTGGCGAGCGACGCCGGAAGTCGGTAAAAAATTACAGGAAACCGATCAATTCACCTGCGAGACCGATTTTATTATCCGGCTACACCAGCGTGTCGATGATAACAGCGCCTGCCGATAA
- the cspE gene encoding transcription antiterminator/RNA stability regulator CspE: protein MAKIKGQVKWFNESKGFGFITPADGSKDVFVHFSAIQGNGFKTLAEGQSVEFEIQDGQKGPSAVNVTAL, encoded by the coding sequence ATGGCAAAGATTAAAGGTCAGGTTAAGTGGTTCAATGAATCTAAAGGCTTCGGCTTCATCACTCCTGCTGACGGTAGCAAAGACGTATTCGTACACTTCTCTGCAATTCAAGGCAACGGTTTCAAAACGCTGGCTGAAGGCCAGAGCGTAGAGTTCGAAATCCAAGATGGTCAGAAAGGTCCATCTGCAGTCAACGTTACCGCGCTGTAA
- a CDS encoding DUF2627 domain-containing protein, which yields MNGIFSKEVLSTNVSVEYRFSADPYLSASRSNDFGLSVYASGGLNN from the coding sequence ATGAATGGCATTTTCAGTAAAGAAGTCTTGAGTACAAACGTTAGCGTTGAATACCGCTTCTCTGCCGATCCTTATCTTAGTGCCTCACGCAGTAACGACTTTGGTTTGTCTGTATACGCCTCTGGCGGTTTAAACAATTAA
- a CDS encoding metal ABC transporter substrate-binding protein, with protein sequence MIGSLARLPPFWHRIILSCALLFTSVSAASAAEKLKVVTTFTIIQDIAQNIAGDAATVESITKPGAEIHDYQPTPRDIVKAQSAQLILWNGMNLERWFERFFENVKDVPAVVVTEGITPLPIRGGSYNGNPNPHAWMSPSNALIYIENIRAGLVKYDPANAEIYNRNAKTYAEKIKAIDSPLRDRLSRIPEQQRWLVTSEGAFSYLANDYQFKEVYLWPINADEQGSPQQVRHVIDTVRAEKIPVVFSESTISDKPIKQVSKETGAKYGGVLYVDSLSNEKGPVPTYIDLLQVTVDTIAKGFDQ encoded by the coding sequence ATGATTGGTTCTCTGGCCCGGTTACCCCCTTTTTGGCATCGCATTATTTTGTCTTGCGCCCTACTCTTCACGTCCGTGTCCGCCGCCTCTGCCGCGGAAAAACTCAAAGTGGTCACCACATTCACCATTATTCAGGATATTGCGCAGAATATTGCCGGGGATGCCGCCACGGTAGAATCCATTACCAAGCCCGGCGCCGAGATCCATGATTATCAGCCCACGCCACGCGACATCGTTAAAGCGCAGTCCGCTCAGTTGATACTCTGGAACGGTATGAACTTGGAACGCTGGTTTGAGCGCTTTTTTGAAAACGTTAAAGATGTTCCGGCGGTGGTGGTGACGGAAGGCATTACCCCGCTTCCGATCCGCGGGGGCAGCTATAACGGGAACCCCAATCCCCACGCCTGGATGTCGCCGTCGAACGCCCTAATCTATATTGAAAATATCCGGGCGGGATTGGTGAAATATGATCCGGCCAATGCGGAAATCTATAACCGCAACGCTAAAACCTATGCAGAAAAGATCAAAGCGATTGATTCGCCATTGCGTGACCGACTGTCGCGCATTCCCGAACAGCAGCGTTGGCTGGTTACCAGCGAAGGGGCATTTAGTTATCTGGCGAATGATTACCAATTCAAGGAAGTCTATCTATGGCCGATCAACGCCGATGAGCAAGGTTCTCCTCAACAGGTGCGTCATGTGATTGATACCGTTCGGGCGGAAAAAATCCCGGTGGTATTCAGTGAAAGCACCATCTCGGATAAACCGATAAAACAAGTAAGCAAAGAAACCGGCGCCAAGTATGGCGGCGTACTTTATGTTGATTCCCTGTCGAACGAAAAAGGCCCGGTGCCCACCTATATTGACCTGTTGCAAGTGACGGTAGATACCATCGCTAAAGGATTTGATCAATGA
- a CDS encoding manganese/iron ABC transporter ATP-binding protein yields MSSDTMTTQSLEVNDVSVTYSNGHQAIRHASFALSGGTICALVGINGSGKSTLFKSIMGLVKPTAGQVLLNKKPIIQALKQNLVAYVPQTEDVDWNFPVLVSDVVMMGRYGKMNFLRIPSQRDRSIVAESLERVGLTALHHRQIGELSGGQKKRVFLARALAQQGSVLLLDEPFTGVDVKTENAIIDLLRTLRDEGHLILVATHNLGSVPEFCDNVILVNGTVLASGPTHSTFTQSNLEKTFGGVLRHINLGGPNLHDDDDARTVTVLTDDERPAVFYGSTKSDPPAVRHLPEEKKTR; encoded by the coding sequence ATGAGCAGTGATACAATGACAACACAATCATTAGAGGTCAATGATGTCTCCGTCACCTACAGTAATGGACATCAGGCAATTCGGCATGCTTCTTTCGCATTGAGCGGCGGCACCATCTGCGCGCTGGTGGGCATTAACGGCAGTGGAAAATCCACCTTATTCAAAAGCATCATGGGTCTGGTGAAACCCACGGCAGGGCAAGTGCTGCTGAACAAAAAACCCATTATTCAGGCGCTGAAACAGAATCTGGTTGCCTACGTTCCCCAAACCGAAGACGTCGACTGGAACTTCCCGGTACTGGTCTCCGATGTGGTGATGATGGGACGCTACGGGAAAATGAATTTTCTACGCATTCCCAGCCAGCGGGATCGCAGCATCGTCGCTGAATCACTGGAACGCGTCGGCCTTACGGCCTTACACCACCGTCAGATAGGCGAATTATCCGGCGGCCAGAAAAAACGGGTTTTCCTGGCACGCGCGCTGGCGCAGCAAGGCAGCGTTTTGCTCTTGGATGAACCCTTTACCGGCGTCGACGTAAAAACGGAAAATGCGATTATCGATCTGCTGCGCACTTTACGCGACGAAGGGCACCTGATTCTGGTTGCGACGCATAACCTCGGCAGCGTGCCGGAATTCTGCGATAACGTCATCCTGGTGAACGGAACCGTTCTGGCGTCGGGCCCGACGCACAGTACCTTCACCCAGAGTAACCTCGAAAAAACCTTTGGCGGCGTGCTGCGTCATATCAATCTCGGCGGGCCTAATCTTCATGACGACGACGATGCCCGCACGGTGACCGTACTGACCGATGACGAACGCCCCGCTGTTTTCTATGGCTCCACCAAGAGCGATCCTCCCGCCGTCCGCCATCTCCCGGAGGAGAAAAAAACACGATGA
- a CDS encoding metal ABC transporter permease: MIDTLLQPFGYNYMVNAIWVSAIVGGVCAFLSAYLMLKGWSLMGDALSHSVVPGVAGAYALGLPYAAGAFFTGMLAALAMTLIRHITRLREDAVIGFIFSTFFAVGLLIISLNPTSVNVQSIIFGNILGIADEDILQVEIIIGVTFVILCLLWKDLLAVFFDENHARSIGLSPLRLKILFFTLLSACTVAALQTVGAILVIAMVITPGATAYLLTDRFSRLVLIAIALGACTSAIGAYLSFFLDGATGGVIVTLQTAVFLLAFLFAPKHGLLASRRLRQRDQPGNVQ; this comes from the coding sequence ATGATCGACACCTTATTGCAACCCTTCGGCTACAACTACATGGTTAACGCTATCTGGGTCAGCGCGATTGTCGGCGGCGTTTGCGCATTTCTTTCTGCCTATCTGATGCTGAAAGGCTGGTCGTTGATGGGCGATGCGTTGTCGCACTCGGTAGTGCCGGGCGTCGCCGGAGCCTATGCCTTAGGACTGCCGTATGCCGCCGGCGCTTTTTTTACCGGTATGCTGGCCGCGCTGGCGATGACGCTAATCCGCCACATCACCCGCCTGCGTGAAGACGCGGTGATCGGTTTTATCTTTTCAACGTTTTTTGCCGTCGGACTGCTCATCATCTCGCTCAATCCCACGTCCGTTAACGTGCAGTCGATTATTTTCGGCAATATTCTGGGGATCGCCGATGAAGACATCCTTCAGGTGGAGATCATTATTGGCGTCACCTTCGTGATCCTCTGTCTGCTATGGAAAGATCTGCTGGCGGTGTTTTTTGATGAAAACCACGCCCGCTCCATTGGCCTTTCCCCCCTGAGGCTGAAGATTCTTTTCTTTACCCTGCTCAGCGCCTGCACCGTCGCCGCGTTACAAACCGTTGGGGCGATTCTGGTGATCGCGATGGTGATTACCCCCGGCGCGACCGCTTATCTGCTCACCGATCGTTTCAGCCGTCTGGTGCTGATTGCCATCGCGCTCGGCGCATGCACCAGCGCCATCGGCGCTTATCTGAGTTTTTTCCTTGATGGCGCCACGGGGGGCGTTATCGTTACGCTGCAAACCGCCGTCTTCCTGCTGGCATTTCTGTTCGCACCCAAGCATGGCCTGTTGGCGTCGCGTCGCTTACGCCAGCGCGATCAACCGGGGAACGTACAATGA
- a CDS encoding metal ABC transporter permease — translation MNLILSWVIEPLSYSFMQRALIAAIVTGAVCAVLSCYLVLKGWSLMGDAISHAVLPGIVVAFLLGIPLVIGAFVSGIFCAVATGYVKDHSRVKEDTVMGIIFSGMFALGLVLFARIDTDQHLNHILFGNVLGITAQELTQILSIAFVTLFVILLKRRDFMLYCFDPNHARVIGLPVKLLHYGLLCLLALTIVASLQAVGVILVIAMLIAPGIIAFMICKSFDRMLVVATLVSVVSCIAGTIISFHIDGATGPCIVIVQALFFTIALSYHQLKLHRRAAAQISTDPS, via the coding sequence ATGAACCTGATTCTGAGCTGGGTAATCGAACCGCTGTCCTACTCGTTTATGCAGCGTGCGCTTATCGCCGCCATTGTCACGGGAGCCGTCTGCGCGGTGTTGTCCTGTTATCTGGTGCTGAAAGGCTGGTCGCTGATGGGAGACGCCATCTCTCACGCCGTCTTGCCCGGTATTGTGGTCGCTTTTTTACTGGGGATCCCGCTGGTTATTGGCGCGTTTGTCTCCGGCATCTTTTGCGCCGTCGCCACCGGGTACGTAAAAGATCACAGCCGGGTCAAGGAAGATACCGTCATGGGGATCATTTTTTCCGGCATGTTCGCGCTCGGGCTGGTGCTGTTTGCCCGTATTGATACCGATCAACACCTGAATCATATTCTGTTTGGCAACGTGCTGGGCATTACCGCCCAGGAACTGACCCAGATACTGTCGATCGCTTTCGTCACGCTATTCGTGATTCTGCTCAAACGCCGGGATTTCATGCTCTACTGCTTTGACCCTAATCACGCGCGCGTTATTGGTCTGCCGGTAAAACTGCTGCATTATGGATTGCTCTGCCTGCTGGCGTTAACCATCGTCGCGTCATTGCAGGCCGTCGGCGTTATTCTGGTCATTGCGATGTTAATCGCGCCAGGTATCATCGCGTTCATGATATGCAAGAGCTTTGACCGTATGCTGGTCGTGGCGACGCTGGTATCCGTGGTGTCCTGTATTGCCGGTACGATAATCAGCTTCCATATCGACGGCGCGACCGGGCCCTGCATCGTCATTGTCCAGGCGCTGTTTTTTACCATCGCATTAAGCTATCACCAGTTGAAACTGCATCGCCGCGCCGCCGCGCAGATTTCAACCGATCCATCATAG
- a CDS encoding fructosamine kinase family protein, giving the protein MWQAISRLLEEHLGAAEIQERRELSGGEIHPAWYIRYGDHEVFVKFDVREMLPKFTAEADQLALLSRSNTVNVPEVYGVGSSRDNSFLLLEYLPVKPLDAHSAWCLGEQLARLHQWSDQPQFGLDFDNDLSTTLQPNCWQRRWSSFFAEQRIGWQLQLAAEKGMHFGDIETLIIRAEAQLAGHQPQPSLLHGDLWPDNCANSSNGCYLFDPACYWGDRECDLAMLPLYPALPPQIYDGYQSVWPLDKGFIERQPVYQIYYLLNRANLFGGKHIVSAQQAIEQQLYD; this is encoded by the coding sequence ATGTGGCAAGCTATCAGCCGGCTTTTGGAAGAACATCTCGGTGCTGCTGAAATTCAGGAACGCCGGGAACTGTCAGGTGGCGAGATCCACCCTGCCTGGTATATCCGCTACGGCGACCATGAGGTATTCGTCAAATTCGACGTACGTGAAATGCTGCCGAAATTCACCGCGGAAGCCGATCAGCTGGCATTACTGTCGCGCAGCAATACCGTAAACGTTCCCGAGGTGTATGGCGTCGGCAGTTCCCGTGATAATAGTTTCTTACTGTTAGAGTACCTGCCGGTAAAACCGCTGGACGCCCACAGCGCCTGGTGTCTTGGTGAACAACTGGCGCGTTTGCATCAATGGAGCGATCAGCCGCAGTTCGGCCTGGATTTTGATAATGACCTGTCGACGACGCTTCAGCCCAACTGCTGGCAGCGCCGCTGGTCATCATTTTTTGCCGAGCAACGGATTGGCTGGCAGTTACAGCTGGCCGCGGAGAAAGGCATGCACTTCGGTGATATTGAAACCTTGATAATACGTGCTGAAGCGCAATTAGCCGGACATCAGCCGCAGCCGTCACTGCTGCATGGCGATCTGTGGCCCGACAATTGCGCCAATAGCAGTAATGGATGCTATCTGTTTGATCCGGCATGTTATTGGGGAGACCGAGAGTGTGATTTGGCGATGCTGCCTCTATACCCGGCGCTTCCGCCGCAAATTTACGATGGCTATCAGAGCGTCTGGCCGCTGGATAAAGGGTTTATCGAACGTCAGCCCGTCTATCAGATTTACTACCTGCTTAACCGCGCCAATCTGTTTGGCGGTAAACACATTGTCTCCGCCCAGCAGGCGATAGAACAACAGCTCTACGACTAG
- a CDS encoding YniB family protein has translation MTYQQAGRIAVVKRIAGWIIFIPALLSTIISFANYLYAYTQKKQGIDAVLLDFLHLMIDMTRFNTPFLNIFWYNSPVPDFSSFFKSASLMFWLIYILIFIGLALQSSGARMSRQAKAIREGIEDQMILEKVKGVEGNSREKLESRVVVPHHTIFLQFFPLYILPIVIAGLGYIALRLLGLLA, from the coding sequence ATGACGTATCAACAGGCTGGCCGTATAGCCGTGGTTAAACGTATCGCGGGATGGATAATTTTTATTCCGGCTTTGCTGTCCACCATTATTTCATTTGCGAATTATCTTTATGCTTATACCCAGAAAAAACAGGGCATTGATGCGGTGTTATTGGACTTTCTGCATCTGATGATCGATATGACGCGTTTTAATACGCCATTTCTGAATATCTTCTGGTACAACTCGCCGGTTCCCGATTTTTCGAGTTTTTTTAAATCCGCCAGCCTGATGTTTTGGCTGATTTATATCTTGATCTTTATTGGTCTGGCGTTACAGAGTTCCGGCGCCCGCATGTCCCGGCAGGCGAAGGCCATTCGTGAAGGGATTGAAGATCAGATGATTCTAGAGAAAGTGAAGGGCGTTGAAGGCAATTCACGCGAAAAACTGGAGTCACGCGTCGTGGTGCCGCATCACACCATTTTCCTGCAATTTTTCCCGCTCTATATTTTGCCGATCGTTATTGCGGGTCTCGGTTATATTGCGTTACGGTTATTGGGGCTGCTAGCTTAG
- the hxpB gene encoding hexitol phosphatase HxpB translates to MISTSPIRAAIFDMDGLLIDSEPLWDMAELEVIASLGIDTSLRESMQDTLGLRIDMVVDLWYQLAPWSTPSRETIVKRIIERAMELVDERRPLLPGVEYALQFCRQQNLKIGLASASPLHMQKQVLHTFNLAHYFDFLASAEHLPYSKPHPEVYLNAAQGLDISPLRCVTLEDSVNGMIATKAARMRSIVVPQQEFSNDPRWVLADHKLGSLQELNVEHIA, encoded by the coding sequence ATGATCTCTACTTCCCCTATCCGCGCGGCGATTTTTGATATGGATGGCCTGCTGATTGATTCAGAACCCTTGTGGGACATGGCCGAACTTGAGGTCATTGCATCGTTGGGGATTGATACCTCGTTACGCGAATCCATGCAGGACACGCTGGGATTACGCATCGATATGGTCGTTGATCTCTGGTATCAGCTGGCGCCGTGGAGCACCCCGAGCCGGGAAACGATCGTCAAGCGTATCATTGAGCGGGCGATGGAACTGGTGGATGAACGCCGGCCTCTATTACCGGGCGTCGAGTATGCGCTACAGTTCTGTCGTCAGCAAAATCTCAAGATCGGGCTGGCTTCCGCCTCGCCACTGCATATGCAAAAGCAGGTGTTGCACACGTTCAATCTGGCGCACTATTTTGACTTTCTGGCGTCGGCCGAACATCTGCCTTATAGCAAACCGCACCCGGAAGTCTACCTGAATGCGGCGCAAGGGCTGGATATCTCACCGCTGCGATGCGTGACCTTAGAGGATTCGGTGAACGGCATGATCGCGACGAAAGCCGCACGCATGCGCTCTATCGTGGTGCCGCAGCAGGAATTCAGTAACGATCCGCGCTGGGTTTTGGCCGATCACAAACTCGGCTCGCTGCAGGAGCTCAACGTCGAGCATATTGCATAA
- a CDS encoding cupin domain-containing protein, whose translation MRRYFIDDETPWEELGDGIKRKIITWSDELMMVCVHFEKGAVGTPHKHDIHDQIAYVAAGSFEVVIEGEKRVLKTGDAYMAVKDEMHGVVSLEDGSILIDTFSPKRADFL comes from the coding sequence ATGAGACGCTATTTTATTGACGATGAAACACCCTGGGAAGAATTGGGCGACGGCATCAAACGTAAGATCATAACCTGGAGCGATGAGCTGATGATGGTCTGCGTGCATTTTGAGAAAGGGGCCGTCGGTACGCCTCACAAGCATGACATCCATGATCAGATTGCCTATGTCGCCGCCGGCAGTTTTGAAGTGGTGATCGAAGGTGAAAAACGTGTTCTAAAGACGGGCGATGCGTATATGGCGGTCAAGGATGAAATGCATGGCGTGGTTTCTCTGGAAGACGGCAGTATACTGATTGATACCTTTTCACCTAAACGCGCCGATTTCCTTTAA
- the kduI gene encoding 5-dehydro-4-deoxy-D-glucuronate isomerase, producing MQVRQSIHSDHASQLDTAGLRREFLIEEIFSADTYTMTYSHIDRIIIGGIMPLQATVTIGGEVGKQLGVSYFLERRELGIINIGGTGIIAVDGERYEIGNEEALYVGMGVKDVRFTSADAANPAKFYYNSAPAHTSYPTRKITRADASPQTVGEDSSCNRRTINKYIVPDVLPTCQLTMGLTKLAEGSLWNTMPCHTHERRMEVYFYFDMDDETAVFHMMGQPQETRHIVVQNEQAVISPSWSIHSGVGTRRYTFIWGMVGENQVFGDMDHVKVSELR from the coding sequence ATGCAAGTACGTCAAAGCATTCATAGCGATCATGCCAGCCAGTTGGACACGGCCGGTTTGCGTCGCGAGTTTTTGATCGAGGAAATTTTTTCCGCCGATACCTATACCATGACCTATAGCCATATCGATCGCATCATTATCGGCGGCATTATGCCGCTGCAGGCGACGGTAACGATTGGCGGCGAAGTCGGTAAACAGCTCGGCGTCAGCTATTTCCTTGAACGTCGTGAGCTGGGGATTATCAATATTGGCGGCACCGGCATCATCGCGGTTGATGGGGAACGCTACGAGATCGGCAATGAAGAAGCGCTCTATGTCGGAATGGGCGTAAAAGACGTCCGTTTCACCAGCGCCGACGCGGCAAACCCCGCCAAGTTCTACTACAACAGCGCGCCCGCACATACATCCTACCCAACACGTAAAATCACGCGGGCGGACGCATCGCCGCAAACCGTGGGTGAAGATAGCAGCTGTAACCGTCGCACCATTAACAAATATATCGTCCCTGACGTACTCCCTACCTGCCAGTTAACCATGGGCCTGACCAAACTGGCCGAGGGCAGCCTGTGGAATACCATGCCTTGTCATACGCATGAACGCAGGATGGAAGTGTATTTCTATTTTGATATGGACGACGAAACGGCGGTTTTCCACATGATGGGGCAACCACAAGAAACCCGCCACATAGTAGTACAAAACGAGCAGGCGGTGATTTCACCGAGCTGGTCGATCCATTCCGGTGTGGGCACCAGACGCTACACCTTTATCTGGGGCATGGTTGGCGAGAATCAGGTTTTCGGTGACATGGATCACGTCAAAGTCAGCGAGTTACGTTAA
- the kduD gene encoding 2-dehydro-3-deoxy-D-gluconate 5-dehydrogenase KduD, translated as MILNSFDLQGKVAIITGCDTGLGQGMAVGLAQAGCDIVGVNIVEPKETIEKVTALGRRFLSLTADMSNIAGHAELVAKAVAEFGKVDILVNNAGIIRREDAIEFSEKNWDDVMNLNIKSVFFMSQTVARQFIKQGHGGKIINIASMLSFQGGIRVPSYTASKSAVMGVTRLLANEWAKHNINVNALAPGYMATNNTQQLRADEERSREILDRIPAGRWGLPQDLMGPAVFLASSASDYISGYTIAVDGGWLAR; from the coding sequence ATGATTTTAAATTCCTTCGATTTACAGGGTAAAGTTGCGATCATCACGGGTTGCGATACGGGTCTTGGTCAAGGTATGGCGGTCGGACTGGCGCAAGCCGGTTGTGATATTGTCGGCGTCAACATTGTCGAGCCGAAAGAGACCATTGAGAAAGTCACCGCATTAGGCCGCCGTTTCCTTAGCCTGACTGCGGATATGAGCAACATTGCCGGTCACGCTGAACTGGTTGCAAAAGCCGTTGCGGAATTCGGCAAAGTTGACATCCTGGTTAACAACGCCGGCATCATCCGTCGTGAAGATGCCATCGAATTTAGTGAGAAAAACTGGGACGACGTGATGAACCTGAACATCAAGAGCGTGTTCTTTATGTCCCAAACGGTTGCCCGGCAATTTATCAAGCAGGGTCATGGCGGTAAGATTATCAATATCGCGTCCATGCTCTCTTTCCAGGGCGGGATTCGCGTACCGTCTTACACGGCCTCCAAAAGCGCAGTAATGGGCGTTACCCGCCTGCTGGCCAACGAGTGGGCTAAACACAACATTAACGTCAATGCGCTCGCCCCCGGATACATGGCCACCAATAACACCCAGCAGTTACGGGCGGATGAAGAGCGCAGTAGAGAAATTCTGGATCGTATCCCGGCAGGCCGTTGGGGTTTACCGCAGGATCTTATGGGCCCGGCGGTGTTCCTGGCTTCCAGCGCGTCTGATTATATCAGCGGCTATACCATCGCCGTTGACGGTGGCTGGCTCGCTCGCTAA